The Pedobacter roseus genome contains a region encoding:
- a CDS encoding glycoside hydrolase family 3 N-terminal domain-containing protein, translating into MMLKKTLLSLLALGSLFSAQAQIKNTNQAKIEALLSKMTLEEKVGQMAQITLDVIGTGKSRFESDEPFTLDKAAMDKALIQYHVGSVLNTSNNRARTPQVWYKIISEIQDVAIKKGKNKIPVIYGVDEVHGATYTAGATMFPQQIGQAATFNRSLVKKGASITAYETRASSIPWNFAPILDLGADPRFPRQWESFGEDPYVVTELGKAAVKGYEGDDNNVANPYKVATSLKHFLGYQTPTTGKDRTPSFISNQALREYHLPQFKAAIEAGAHTVMINSGIINGIPVHSNYNIVTKLLKEELGFKGLVVTDWGDIENLFKRDHIAKDDKEAIMLAINAGIDMSMIAYNYEVFCDNLIALVKEGKVKQERIDDAVRRILLVKFATGLFEKPTTNPKDYPKFASKEFQTAAYNTAAESITLLKNTNNILPLKKGIKLLITGPNANSMRTLNGAWTYSWQGEKVEEFAKDYNTILEALQHKNGADNIKYLPGVSYKMDGKYFEDFADKMDETIAAAKDVDAVVLCLGENTYTESPGNLSDLYISDLQIELAKKIAATGKPVILVLNEGRPRIISKFEKSMSAVVQTYLPGNYGADALADILFGDVNPSGKLPYTYPQFPNALFTYYHKPSEARETVEGVYNYDSDYNPQYVFGQGLSYTTFKYSNLKLSSNTLKAGENLTISVEVSNTGNRSGKESVLLYTSDLVASVITPDVKRLRGFEKIDLKAGQSKTVTFTLTPEDIAVVNVEGKKVTEAGEFKIQIGDQKINFNYTN; encoded by the coding sequence ATGATGTTAAAAAAAACCTTGCTCTCACTCCTGGCATTGGGAAGCCTTTTCAGCGCCCAGGCCCAGATCAAAAATACAAACCAGGCGAAAATTGAAGCTTTGTTGAGCAAAATGACGCTTGAAGAAAAAGTGGGTCAGATGGCGCAAATTACCCTGGATGTAATTGGAACGGGTAAAAGTCGTTTCGAAAGCGACGAGCCTTTTACGCTCGATAAAGCCGCAATGGATAAAGCTCTAATCCAATACCACGTGGGTTCGGTATTAAATACCTCCAACAACAGGGCACGCACGCCGCAGGTTTGGTATAAAATCATCAGCGAAATCCAGGATGTAGCCATTAAAAAAGGTAAAAATAAAATCCCCGTAATTTATGGTGTTGATGAAGTTCATGGTGCTACTTACACTGCTGGTGCAACCATGTTCCCTCAGCAAATCGGTCAGGCGGCTACATTTAACCGCAGCCTGGTTAAAAAAGGTGCATCAATCACCGCTTACGAAACCCGCGCCAGTTCTATTCCATGGAACTTCGCCCCTATTTTAGATTTAGGTGCCGATCCACGTTTTCCACGCCAGTGGGAAAGTTTTGGAGAAGATCCGTATGTGGTTACCGAATTGGGAAAAGCAGCTGTTAAAGGTTATGAGGGAGATGATAATAATGTTGCTAATCCTTACAAGGTTGCAACCTCATTAAAACACTTTTTAGGTTACCAAACGCCAACTACCGGAAAAGACAGGACACCTTCTTTTATTTCCAATCAGGCTTTAAGAGAATACCATTTGCCACAGTTTAAAGCGGCTATAGAGGCTGGTGCACACACGGTGATGATCAATTCGGGTATTATCAATGGCATTCCGGTTCACTCTAATTACAATATCGTTACTAAATTATTAAAGGAAGAACTGGGTTTTAAAGGTTTGGTGGTTACCGATTGGGGTGATATTGAAAATCTTTTTAAAAGAGATCATATTGCCAAAGACGATAAAGAAGCCATTATGCTGGCCATTAATGCCGGAATAGATATGAGCATGATTGCTTATAACTACGAAGTATTTTGCGATAACCTGATTGCGTTGGTTAAAGAAGGTAAAGTAAAACAGGAAAGAATTGATGATGCCGTACGCCGGATTTTACTGGTAAAATTTGCGACCGGTTTATTCGAAAAACCAACCACCAACCCTAAAGATTACCCGAAATTTGCCAGTAAAGAATTTCAGACTGCTGCTTACAATACTGCTGCAGAATCGATCACCCTATTAAAAAACACCAATAACATCCTTCCCCTAAAAAAAGGAATTAAATTGTTAATTACAGGACCTAATGCAAACTCGATGCGTACCTTGAACGGCGCGTGGACGTACAGCTGGCAGGGTGAAAAGGTAGAAGAATTTGCAAAAGATTATAATACCATTTTAGAAGCCCTGCAACATAAAAACGGTGCCGATAATATCAAATATCTTCCTGGCGTGAGCTATAAAATGGACGGTAAATATTTTGAAGATTTTGCCGACAAAATGGACGAAACCATTGCTGCTGCCAAAGATGTGGATGCAGTAGTATTGTGCCTGGGCGAAAATACCTATACTGAATCACCAGGCAATTTAAGTGACCTTTACATTTCTGATTTACAGATCGAACTGGCTAAAAAGATTGCAGCAACCGGTAAACCTGTTATTTTGGTACTGAACGAAGGCCGTCCGAGGATTATCAGTAAGTTCGAGAAAAGCATGAGCGCGGTGGTTCAAACTTATCTTCCCGGCAATTATGGTGCAGATGCATTGGCCGATATTTTATTCGGTGATGTAAATCCATCAGGAAAACTGCCTTACACCTATCCACAGTTCCCGAATGCCTTATTTACTTATTACCATAAACCTTCTGAGGCCCGCGAAACCGTAGAAGGTGTTTATAACTACGATTCTGATTACAACCCACAATATGTTTTCGGTCAGGGTTTAAGTTATACCACTTTCAAATACAGCAACCTGAAATTAAGCAGCAATACTTTAAAAGCTGGCGAAAATTTGACCATTTCTGTTGAAGTAAGCAATACCGGAAACAGGTCAGGTAAAGAAAGTGTATTACTTTATACCTCTGATTTAGTTGCAAGTGTAATTACTCCAGACGTAAAACGGCTAAGAGGTTTCGAAAAAATCGACTTGAAAGCCGGCCAAAGCAAAACAGTAACTTTCACTTTAACACCTGAAGATATTGCTGTTGTAAATGTAGAAGGCAAAAAAGTAACCGAAGCTGGCGAATTCAAAATCCAGATCGGTGACCAGAAAATAAACTTTAATTACACAAATTAA
- a CDS encoding glycoside hydrolase family 30 protein has protein sequence MKPIYNLGTALAILIVACACSKSPKTSEGSDSPPTSTEPVKTDVAFWLTKGDQSQLLKKQNVALNFSTVTNSNPTIEVDPATTFQNIDGFGYTLTGGSANLINALPAAAQDKLLNELFAGTDDAIAVSYLRISIGASDLSATPFTYNDLADGETDDNLAKFSIAKEQADLIPVLKKIVAINPSIKILGSPWTAPTWMKTNKSFIGGSLKPEYYQTYAKYLVKYIQAMKAEGIIIDAITPQNEPLHPGNNPSMYMTALDQADFIKTALGPIFQSSGIKTKIIVYDHNADKPEYPITILNDADAKKYVDGSAFHLYAGPITALTQVHNAHPDRNVYFTEQWVGGPGNFAEDLKWHVSTLIVGATRNWSRNVLEWNLAADPNYNPHTDKGGCTTCLGAITIAPAVSRNVAYYVIAHASKFVKPGSVRIASNITNNLQNVAFKTPDGKNVLIVCNNNSSETAFNIKYNGKMITSSLDKGAVGTYVW, from the coding sequence ATGAAACCCATTTACAACCTGGGCACTGCACTGGCCATCTTGATTGTTGCCTGTGCCTGTAGCAAAAGTCCGAAGACAAGTGAAGGAAGTGACTCACCACCAACTTCTACCGAACCAGTTAAAACCGATGTTGCATTTTGGCTAACCAAAGGCGATCAGTCGCAACTGTTAAAAAAGCAGAATGTTGCCTTAAACTTTTCTACCGTTACCAACAGCAATCCAACCATTGAGGTAGACCCAGCTACCACTTTTCAAAATATTGATGGTTTCGGTTATACCTTAACAGGTGGCAGTGCAAATTTGATAAATGCTTTACCAGCTGCAGCGCAAGATAAGCTCTTAAACGAGCTGTTTGCGGGCACTGATGATGCCATTGCAGTAAGTTACCTCAGAATAAGTATTGGGGCTTCAGATTTAAGCGCTACGCCTTTTACCTATAATGATCTGGCCGATGGAGAAACGGATGATAATTTAGCAAAATTCTCTATCGCCAAAGAACAGGCTGATTTAATTCCGGTATTAAAAAAGATAGTAGCCATTAACCCTTCAATTAAAATTTTAGGCTCACCATGGACAGCCCCTACCTGGATGAAGACCAACAAAAGTTTTATTGGTGGTAGTTTAAAACCAGAATATTACCAAACTTATGCGAAATACCTGGTGAAATACATTCAGGCAATGAAAGCAGAAGGGATTATAATTGATGCCATTACCCCACAAAATGAGCCATTACATCCTGGCAATAACCCAAGTATGTATATGACCGCTTTAGATCAGGCTGATTTTATTAAAACTGCATTAGGTCCGATTTTCCAAAGCAGCGGAATCAAAACCAAGATTATCGTTTATGACCACAACGCTGATAAACCAGAATATCCGATTACCATTTTAAACGATGCTGATGCCAAGAAATATGTTGATGGTTCTGCATTCCACTTATATGCTGGCCCTATTACTGCACTTACGCAGGTACACAATGCACATCCAGACCGCAATGTTTACTTTACCGAGCAATGGGTTGGTGGCCCGGGTAATTTTGCTGAAGATTTAAAATGGCATGTATCTACCTTAATTGTTGGCGCAACCCGTAACTGGAGCCGGAATGTTTTAGAGTGGAATTTAGCTGCAGATCCAAACTACAACCCACATACTGATAAAGGCGGCTGTACTACTTGTTTAGGTGCCATTACCATTGCACCGGCAGTAAGCAGAAATGTAGCTTATTATGTAATTGCACACGCTTCTAAATTTGTAAAACCAGGTTCGGTGAGGATTGCATCAAACATTACAAATAACCTGCAGAACGTGGCTTTTAAAACCCCTGATGGTAAAAACGTATTGATTGTTTGCAATAATAATAGTTCAGAAACGGCATTCAATATTAAATACAACGGTAAAATGATAACCAGCAGCCTGGATAAAGGGGCGGTAGGTACTTACGTTTGGTAA